In Nitrospirota bacterium, the genomic stretch AATCGAGTTTCCTCCCTCGATGTCTGTTAAAATCCGGGAAATCACCCCTTTAAAACGGAGGTTTTCGGTTTGATCTTTTAATGCCTCAAAACTGTAGGTGATCGACAACCCTGCCGATAATAGAGTGTGGAGTTGGCGGGTAAAGACAATCAAATCCTCCTGTGAAGCGGAGCTTGACCGGAAAAGATCCGCTTTCAGGAACGTCAGGGTCGTTTTGCGCAACTCTTTGATTCCAACCGGGATGTACCCGAGGCGGTCGAGTTGGAACGCCACATCTTCACGGCGAAGGCTTTCGATGGAGCCGACGACCAGCTCACCCGATTGATTGCGGGCCCGGTATTGGAAGACAGGCATTTTTTACGATCTCGCGTTCATCTTAGAAATTATCCTGCGTAACTCTTAACACTTCTTCGAGCGTCGTCTCTCCGGCTAACACCTTGGCAATTCCCTGTTCTCTTAAGCTTTCCATGCCATTTTGTTTTGCCGCCGCTGAAATGTCGCTCGCAACGGCTTTTGAAATAACCATCCGCCGGATGGAATCATCCATTCGTAAAAGTTCAAACAAACCGGTTCGCCCCTTGTGACCCGATTTTCTGCAGGCGGTGCAACCCTTGCCTTTCATGAAAACCGTGTTGGACGGGAGATGAAACTCTTCAATCACTTCAGGCAAAGGGGTATGGGCTTCTTTACAAAACGGACAGACCTTTCGGACCAGCCTTTGAGCAAGTATTCCAAGAAGCGAGGAAGCGATGAGGAAAGGTTCTATCCCCATGTCCATTAAACGGGCAATTGAACTCGCGGCATCATTCGTATGAAGAGTCGTCAGGACAAGATGGCCCGTCAGGGCCGCCTGAATGGCGATGGAGGCAGTCTCCTGGTCCCGTATTTCGCCCACCATGACAATATCAGGGTCCTGCCGGAGGATATTCCGAAGACCGGTCGAAAAGAGAACGCCGGCCTTGGTATTGACCTGGACCTGATTGATTTTCTTCAGCTGGTATTCCACCGGGTCTTCGATGGTAACGATATTCTTGTCCATCGAATTCATTTGATTAAGCGCGGCGTAAAGCGTGGTCGTTTTTCCGCTCCCCGTCGGACCGGTCACCAGCATCAATCCATACGGCATTTTTAAAAGTTTATTAAATTGGGTCAAACCGGCGGGAGAAAAACCTAACCCTTCCATGTTGATTAAAAGATTTCCCTTGTCCAACAACCTCATGACAATCTT encodes the following:
- the gspE gene encoding type II secretion system ATPase GspE, which codes for MAFPKPKRKMLGEMLVAAGLLTPEQLETALQEQKQKGGRIGKIFRTLKFVTEDEIIKVLGSQMGIPHMSLENMIIDQDILKEIPETIARRYQVFPFSKRGKTLTMAMADPLNVFAIDEIKKMTGLEIQPAVGTENDISRAIERFYGMNSSLNEALKDIQPTLVLENDLDAKTRIDAMVEDAPVIKLVNSIILQAVQEGASDIHIEPESDTIRVRFRVDGLLREVMQSSKTLHAGLCSRIKVMAHLDISEKRISQDGRIQIALAGKEIDIRVNTLPTIFGEKIVMRLLDKGNLLINMEGLGFSPAGLTQFNKLLKMPYGLMLVTGPTGSGKTTTLYAALNQMNSMDKNIVTIEDPVEYQLKKINQVQVNTKAGVLFSTGLRNILRQDPDIVMVGEIRDQETASIAIQAALTGHLVLTTLHTNDAASSIARLMDMGIEPFLIASSLLGILAQRLVRKVCPFCKEAHTPLPEVIEEFHLPSNTVFMKGKGCTACRKSGHKGRTGLFELLRMDDSIRRMVISKAVASDISAAAKQNGMESLREQGIAKVLAGETTLEEVLRVTQDNF